The sequence below is a genomic window from Gossypium hirsutum isolate 1008001.06 chromosome A11, Gossypium_hirsutum_v2.1, whole genome shotgun sequence.
cattttatatttatatattgcatggatacataaatatttatatttattcaatataaaaatatattgatttatttatttttttaaatgtgtatgattaaatcaaaattaaagtttcaattaTACATTTAAACCATAATTGGAATTTCAcgtctacaattacacattaaaccgaaataaaaaataaactcaaaaattaaaaattaaaaaatttaaaatttaaaatttaaaatttaaaaataaaaaataaaaaataaaaaaacttaaaaaatttaaaatttaatattttagtctatatttcaattaaaaagttcaatattcaaaattaaaaaaaaattccaaaagagaaaaataaaaaaaatatgttaaaaataaaaaaatttaaaattaatcaataGTGGCGTTTTAAGGACAAAAAATTGAGTTATAATAGCGTTTTTAATGAAAACgcagtaaaaaaaatcaaaaaccccAATTTTTGATTACCCGCTCGTTAGTCCCTAAATCTCCCAAATAACTCTCAAAATTTGCCCCCAAATTTCCCATTTCCAGCAACATTCTGTCTCTGCATCTTTAGGTTCTTCGACCGTTTCTCCTTCGTAGATTGAAATCAGATGTTGAGAACGGTTTGCCTTCTAAAAAGGAAACTATCCTGAAAGTAGGAATGTCCCAGATGCAGAAACAGTACTATAGGGCTTTGCTGCAAAAAGATCTTGAGGTTGTAAATGCTGGTGGAGAGCGTAAGCGTCTTCTGAACATTGCAATGCAGCTGCGCAAATGTTGTAGTCACCCATACCTTTTCCAAGGTGCTGAACCTGGACCTCCATATACAACAGGAGACCATCTTGTTACCAGTGCTGGTAAGTTTACTTCCTGGAAGATATTGAATTCTTTGGTGCTGAATGAAAACTGACCTTAGTTATTTATTTCCAGGTAAATGGTTCTCTTGGACAAATTACTTCCAAAGCTGAAGGAGCGTGATTCTAGAGTTCTGATATTTTCACAGGTACCTCTGCGGTGTCCATGAATGCGTTGGTTATTGGTCTATATATTTCCCTATGTTATTcttacattttaaatttatttacataatttactTTTAAGTGTCATTTACTTTCTAGGTTTCTTCCTTACGATTTTGCTGTGGAATTTTTTGTATTCAGATGACAAGGCTACTGGATATTCTTGAAGATTATTTGATGTTTCGTGGATACCAGTATTGTGGGATTGATGGTAATACAGGTGGTGAAGATCGTGATGCTTCCATTGAAGCTTTTAATAAGCCAGGAAGTGAGAAATTTGTTTTCTTGTTATCAACTAGAGCTGGAGGCCTTGGTATTAATCTTGCTACAGCAGATGTTGTGATCCTTTATGATAGTGACTGGTAAGCATATaccaattttattatatattctgCTCCTTGTTGGATTTGTAATACTAGGGTAATTGCAAGAACCCGCAAGTTGATTTGCAAGCACAGGATCGGGCCCATAGAATTGGTCAAAAAAAGGAAGTTCAAGTGTTCCGTTTTTTGCACGGAGGTTTGAAAATTGTCTTTCATACTTGTTGAGAAGTTAGCTATAATAGGGTaaccttatttatttttttaatcatgaAACAGTACACTATTGAGGAAAAGGTGATTGAGAGGGCCTATAAAAAGCTTGCTCTAGATGCTCTGGTTATTCAACAAGGACGATTAGCAGAGCAGAAGAGTAAGAAGCTTCTTTGCAGTGCAATTGTTTAGCTTGATGCAACAATTCTTTGAGTCTGTCTGGTAGCATTCAATTTCTTGTTTTGTGCAGCTGTTAACAAAGATGAGTTGCTTCAAATGGTGAGGTTTGGTGCTGAAATGGTCTTCAGCTCCAAGGATAGCACAATTACGGATGAAAACATTGATAGAATCGTTGCCAAGGGAGAAGCAGCGACAGCGGAACTTGATGCCAAGATGAAGAAATTTACTGAGGATGCAATTAAATTCAAGATGGATGATAGTATGCCTCTCTTGCTCCTTTTTTACTTGTGAATTCATTTTCAGCCAATTAACATTGTTCTTCTTTTGTAGCTGCTGAATTGTATGGATTTGATGATGACAAGGTAAAAACATTACTCTTTTTTGTGCCTTCTGTTTGCATTTTGCTATGTTCGGTACTTTAGGAGTTCCCTTTGTTAATGgctgatttttgtttttattctttttaaaggACGAGAACAAGTTTGACATCAAGAAAATTGCAAGTGAAAACTGGATTGAGCCCCCAAAAAGAGAGCAGAAGCGAAAGTAAGTTGGTTATTTCAGCaatctaattaaattttgcattatttgttttttaaaggGTGCTGCACTTGGCTGTTAGGGAAGAGTCTGCCTGGCATTTGCTAATGAGGTACTGTGCTGGCTTTACGGAACAGTCAAAGAGAGTAAGATTctaatttccatttccatttcaacATGTGCTTGAACCCCTTTGTTTGTTTTTGATAGAAATGTATAATTGTTTATAAGATTGAATAAAATCAAGTATCATCAGCACCCTTTTGGTCTGCGATGCCAATACAACAACTTCGCTACTCTGTGGCTTCAACTTCACCACTTTGTTTGTTTTTTGGTAGAAATATGTAGTAGTTTATATGATTGAGGAAAATCAACTTGGAGCATCATGGAAGTTTTTGTAGTTCCTTATCTTAGTAAATCTTATGGagctaatattttaaataatgacTGTGtgattgttctttttcttttgttggaTTCAGATGAGGACTACATACTACAATTCGCACCACCATTCAACCGATTGGAGCTTCTACAAGCACAATCTTGCCCTGATGCGATTACTAATCACGTTGAACAATCGTCAGTTCTCATTAGGTTGGAAAGCCTTTATGTAGTTTAAGTCTTTAGGTTTATGTGGCAGTGTCCTAGCATACAATCTTGATCTTGGGTCTTGAAGTAACAGCTGTTGTTGGCTTTTTTCCCCCAATTTCCTTTATGGATGCATCATCCTTATCTCATTTATTaaagataatatttttatttcaataaatttgataaattcttGTTTGGTTGCTAAGACTTCGTTAGTAATATGACGTATGAGCTAAAATTCTTCGTCCAAAGCTATTGAGGTTTATCTCTCTGATTAAGTTTTTTGAGAgcttaaatttcaaattcaaaatagTGTAATTTGTGTAATAAAATATAcgtaaatataacatttatgtttactttttaaattcattaatatatACATTAAGcaatgaattcaaaatttaaccttaatttataaatgcatttcaaatttcaatttcacGTTGAGGTTACCAATTATAGCATAAGTCATCTGCTGAAATTCTTGGTTAAAATTTCTTttcttaaaggtttttttttttgttttgttttttttcaaggATATCTATTGTATGGTTAAGTAAATGTTAAGTGTCGTGGTAGTATGATTTTcatcaattattattttatttttctgtagGAAAATTCCTAGAGATttgacagaggcatcgatatcgGGTGCATGGTTGTCCATTGCAACTGCATTGgctatgatatttttatttggaATGGTAGGCAGCTTTTCTGTTCTTCAACTTCGATCTGATTTGACGTGGTTGGTGTGtagagttgattttttttatccaaacaaCATTTATCTGACATTTTTATCTCAGTAGTCGTTGCCATTCCCCTTAATTATAATTTCCGATATATATTTTGCAGGAACTGAATAAATATTTAACAGTCAGCACCTCAATATCTATTATTATTGACAATAGTTCTGATAGGGACTTTTTACGCATTGATTTTAACATCAGGTGCATTCATTTTCTGTACATTGAATTCATCTGATGTTCTCATTAGGTTGGAAAGCCTTTATGTAGTTAAAGTCTTTAGGTTTATGTGGCAGTGTCCTAGCATACAGTCTTGATCTTGGGTCTTGAAGTAACAGCTGTTGTTGGCTTTTTTCCCCCAATTTCCTTTATGGATGCATCATCCTTATCTCATTTATTAAAGATAATAGGAATAAGATGAGGTAATCTTTGTCCTGTGAGAGTTAGCCTTGTACTTTGACAGGCATCATCATGTTGCATGTCATGGTTGTTTGTCCAGTCttgtttaaaaagttaaaaaatgaagaagaaagaataggTTGACTATATCTATTAGTGTATATATACACTATATGTGAATGTACATATACATGGATGATTCCTGGCTGAACTGTGATAATAGTTGTTTATTGCTACTATATCGAAGGTCCAAGTGAACTTCATGTCAAATTAGAAGCAGAGGGATTTTTACTTTGCAGATCGAACAGGTGGTTATCCACTGTTCAGTGCTCTGCGACATGTTCTGTCAGTTCTGGACCGCGAAGCAGAATTTTATAGTCATCATGAATTTCAGAGTTAATATTATAGGCAGTCTAATTTAACATTGTAGTAAAcattatatttgataattttggatacgATATATAAGAAAAACGATTAAAATACAACATGATATGAACATCTGAAACAATAATTTGTATGgcgaaaatggtaaaatttccaTATTAAGAAGATATGATGGAATTCATATGGCGAAACGGTTAAATCCATTTATAAACCAATAATTTGTATGGGAAAATGGCTGAAACAGATGGTCAAGGCATTTAGTTGGCAATAACGTCTTATAAATGTTAACTATCAATAATGGAGGAAAAGATAGAAAGCTCCATGTCTAGTAGTgtaatcttttattttctttgacaCGTTGAAAATGTAGGAGGATGGGTTGCTTCACACTGCTTGCGGGACTCCAAATTATGTTGCTCCTGAGGTTTTCACTCATGAACTTAGAAAATAATTAGCTGTATTGATGcaactcttctttttttttcccctttttattctggtatctgatatttttattttcaggtgcTCAAAGATAAAGGTTATGATGGTACATCATCTGATATTTGGTCTTGCGGAGTTATTCTCTTTGTTCTCATGGCTGGTTATTTGCCTTTTGATGAGCCAAGCCTTATAGGCTTGTATAAGAAAGTAAGTACCCTCCAGATTTGGCCAATCTGTTTAGATGAGAACTTCATTAAAATTGTTTGTACCTTGATAAATTTCAGATCTGGGAGGCTTCTTTCAGCTGTCCATCGTGGTTTTCATCTAGTGCTAGGAATTTGATTAAGCGTATTCTTGATCCAAACCCTCTTACCGTAAGTTTCAAATTCAATTCATCCTATGAAAATTTGTGATTACATGCAATCTTTGATCACAGTATAAGCTTTAGCGCGTGCATTTTGGTTGAAATTCTGCATGTTCTTTTTGGCAGCGTATAACTATTCCTGAAATTCTACAAGATGAATGGTTCAAGAAATGGTACAAGCCACCAAAATTTGAGCAAGATGAAGATGTAAATCTTGATGATAATATCTTATATTTTACATGGTTATGATTTAAGTCCTTATTTcattgatatatttatatttaatctaatttttattatatattttaatatttttagttaaaattttaatcaaaaatttaatttgataatgaattttaatagaaaatttttatatttatatcatggatattattcttcttaatattttgataatgaattttaaatttttcatatttttcatgatttttaatttttttaaaaattttattaccttTAGCTGCGTTTTTGGgtaaagcgtcgctaaaggtcatgacatttagcggcgtttgtgggaaaagcgccattaaaggtcatgacctttagtggtgtttttttaaataaatgccACAAACTTTAGTGGCGTTATCTATAGTAgcgttttttgtggcgcttttaaaaatgccactaaagaccttaaaaaacgccgctaaaagtcaattTTGCTGCAGTGCCATAAGAAAACTCGGACTCTTTGTAGTGCAATAACCTTCCAAATTAATGTGCTATTCACATTATGTCTTTGCACATTAGTAGAAAACAAGTGTTTATATGATTCTGCTATCGAGAACCTTCTCGTTGACATCTAATGCCAACTAATATGATCAACCCCTGCATCCTGTACCGGTGCCTTACAAGCCAAAATTTGCTTCACCATTTTTTGAGGAGTAAGTGAAACTAGCCATTGTACGTTCCATATACCATCTGAAACAACAGCATCAAAAACCCAAGTTGTCTCGTCTAAGGTTTCATGGACTATATAATGTTGCTTTAGAGGCCCCGCTTCCCTCACCCAATCATCATTCCAGAAATTAACCAAACGCCAAACACGAACAATCCAGACAAGCCCATTCTTCAGCTCTTCCCAAATCTTAATTAAAGATCTCCATAGATAAGAGTAGTTAGCACGTTTAATATTTTTGGGTATCAACCCAAAGATGCTATATTTATTTCTTAGTACTTTGACCCAAAAACGCCTCCATGTTTACAATCAAATTAAAGCCCAGCTTCATAAGAAAAATCTTGTTTTGATCCTATAACCGTCATATCCCAAGCCCCCCATTTGCCATGAGTCTACAACAGTCTTTCTAACTAACTAGAGATTTCTTTCGTCCTGAATTAGATGACCCCCACAAAAATCCACgagccaatttttttttatttctttacaaaTCATAACGGGGACCTTGACCGTCGCCATAAAATAATTAGGAATCGACATCAAAACAAAATTGACCAAAATGAGTCTTTCAGCTAGAGAAAGTTTTTGAACATCCCATCCACTAAGTTGAATCTGAATCTTATCTAGGAAATTCCTTGTATAATTTATAcactatacgaacttacctaaactGAATTAGCAGCAACCACGACACTAAAGACTACTCagcaattttttcttttccacttTTGTCTATCGACTAATCTGTTTCTTgatcatttaattcaattatcaactTCAAATACCTTATAACATCCAAATACATGTACATTAccctttaataaatttttatattataccctaaaattttaccttttattcaactTAGTCTCTAAAATCGAAACTTACATATTTTTCACAATTCCACCAAATACCTTTGTGTCGAATTCAATATAGTCCCTTGACAAcccttaagtaattaaattttacatatattCTTTGCTAAATTTAATACtttatcgatttagtcctgaacttaaaactaactaaaattactttacaaaatagtcttatttaacAATCAAACTCATAAATCTATCACTTAACtggtttttttataataaataacccaaaaaattaattaattattaaaatgacttatttttttaattaaatacaaaatgaCCTAAAATCTGCAGTAAAAGCTGGTGGAGCCAAATGATTTGGCGCCACCAACATGCCACGTCAACATccatgaaaaaataattaattttttggtggagccatgtaGAATGACGCCACCTGTATAAATATCATGGAAATACTGTAAGTTTTGGAAATA
It includes:
- the LOC107922848 gene encoding calcium/calmodulin-dependent protein kinase type II alpha chain isoform X1 encodes the protein MQLNSRWMILLNCMDLMMTRTRTSLTSRKLQVKTGLSPQKESRSEIKENEDYILQFAPPFNRLELLQAQSCPDAITNHVEQSSVLIRKIPRDLTEASISGAWLSIATALAMIFLFGMEDGLLHTACGTPNYVAPEVLKDKGYDGTSSDIWSCGVILFVLMAGYLPFDEPSLIGLYKKIWEASFSCPSWFSSSARNLIKRILDPNPLTRITIPEILQDEWFKKWYKPPKFEQDEDVNLDDNILYFTWL
- the LOC107922849 gene encoding ISWI chromatin-remodeling complex ATPase CHR17-like → MVLLDKLLPKLKERDSRVLIFSQMTRLLDILEDYLMFRGYQYCGIDGNTGGEDRDASIEAFNKPGSEKFVFLLSTRAGGLGINLATADVVILYDSDWNPQVDLQAQDRAHRIGQKKEVQVFRFLHGVHY
- the LOC107922848 gene encoding CBL-interacting serine/threonine-protein kinase 21 isoform X2, giving the protein MQLNSRWMILLNCMDLMMTRTRTSLTSRKLQVKTGLSPQKESRSEIKENEDYILQFAPPFNRLELLQAQSCPDAITNHVEQSSVLIRKIPRDLTEASISGAWLSIATALAMIFLFGMVLKDKGYDGTSSDIWSCGVILFVLMAGYLPFDEPSLIGLYKKIWEASFSCPSWFSSSARNLIKRILDPNPLTRITIPEILQDEWFKKWYKPPKFEQDEDVNLDDNILYFTWL